In Schizosaccharomyces osmophilus chromosome 2, complete sequence, the following proteins share a genomic window:
- the mug162 gene encoding Schizosaccharomyces specific protein Mug162: protein MKDDILTAARSKALNGLRFVLILDVLSFFLGSIGTSKLKVLQLAYPSSWSLSPKLWTPLRIVILVFDCLFTAGIANEYDDVLKAAFLLSSRLCISSFSEAAGTLFMKFQGSWVCALFFMISSLNSYTMIRSLHKMRNSWDLQVIIGLPTKIHFVYSLFQAIHYLEFSSSFLVELPFVFHLFSCVILLLFLGNLIGRNRDFFLGFCSAVFVFLCNSNSFMFKWPLLFYANTTLGLLLLLESIMYTMIEKDKLRGVSESEYLYDSDSE, encoded by the exons ATGAAAGATGATATTCTGACGGCAGCAAGGTCAAAAGCCTTGAATGGATTACGATTTGTACTGATTTTGGAtgttttatctttttttttgggcTCCATAGGAACCAGTAAATTGAAAGTTCTTCAACTTGCATATCCTAGTTCATGGTCATTATCCCCAAAGCTTTGGACGCCTTTAAG AATCGTTATTTTAGTTTTCGACTGTTTGTTCACAGCAGGAATCGCTAATGAATATGATGATGTTCTGAAAGCAGCTTTCTTGCTGAGTAGCAGATTGTGCATTTCAAGCTTTTCTGAAGCAGCCGGCACTCTGTTTATG AAATTTCAAGGATCTTGGGTCTGTGCtctattttttatgatttcttctttaaattcatATACAATGATCCGTTCCTTACACAAAATGAGAAATAGTTGGGACCTACAAGTAATTATTGGGCTCCCTACGAAAAtccattttgtttacagcCTTTTCCAAGCGATTCATTATCTtgagttttcttcttctttcttggtAGAGttaccttttgtttttcaccTCTTCTCATGTgtcattcttttattattcttaGGGAATCTCATAGGTAGGAATCgtgattttttcttgggaTTCTGCTCTGCTGTTTTTGTCTTCTTATGcaattcaaattcttttatgTTTAAATGGCCTTTACTATTTTATGCGAATACAACTCTTGGTTTATTACTTCTACTGGAGAGCATTATGTACACGATGATT gaaaaagacaaattaCGAGGAGTATCAGAATCAGAATATTTATATGATAGTGATTCCGAATAA
- the met14 gene encoding adenylyl-sulfate kinase, with protein sequence MATNITFHPGSVTRDERTNFLGHPGMTIWLTGLSASGKSTIACALEQYLLQNGITSYRLDGDNVRFGLNSDLGFSEKDRNENIRRIGHVAKLFADASVVSITSFISPYCKDRDQAREAHEKDGLPFIEVLVDCPVEVAERRDPKGLYKRARAGEIKEFTGISAPYEAPVAPEVVVSSGTMSTEQSVEKIVAYLQEKNLVHLKN encoded by the coding sequence ATGGCTACCAACATTACTTTTCACCCCGGTTCCGTTACTAGAGATGAACGTACAAACTTCTTGGGCCATCCCGGCATGACCATCTGGTTGACTGGTTTATCGGCTTCTGGTAAATCCACCATTGCTTGCGCTTTAGAACAATACCTCTTGCAAAACGGCATCACCTCTTACCGTTTGGACGGTGACAATGTACGTTTTGGCCTCAACAGCGATCTTGGTTTCAGCGAAAAGGATCGTAATGAAAATATCCGTCGTATTGGCCATGTTGCTAAACTTTTCGCTGATGCTTCTGTCGTTTCCATCacttctttcatttccCCTTATTGTAAAGATCGTGACCAAGCCCGTGAAGCTCACGAGAAGGACGGCTTACCTTTTATCGAGGTCTTGGTCGATTGCCCTGTTGAAGTAGCCGAGCGACGCGATCCCAAAGGTCTATATAAACGTGCTCGCGCCGGtgaaatcaaagaattcaCTGGTATTTCGGCTCCTTATGAAGCTCCTGTTGCACCTGAAGTCGTTGTCTCTTCCGGTACCATGTCCACTGAACAATCTGTAGAAAAAATCGTTGCTTATTTGCAAGAGAAGAACTTGGTTCACTTGAAAAACTAA
- the qcr8 gene encoding ubiquinol-cytochrome-c reductase complex subunit 7, with protein sequence MGGAPGGKTYLGWWGHLGGPKQKGIITYTLSPFQQKPMAGFFKTSFQNTFRRVLNESLYVAIPFGVAYYIYCWGKEQNEFLNSKWGRHLVQEE encoded by the exons ATGGGTGGTGCTCCTGGTGGAAAAACTTATTT AGGCTGGTGGGGTCACCT CGGTGGTCCTAAGCAAAAGGGTATTATAACCTATACTTTGTCCccttttcaacaaaagccTATGGCTGGTTTCTTCAAGActtctttccaaaacacTTTCCGTCGTGTTCTTAATGAAAGTCTCTACGTAGCTATTCCGTTTGGTGTTGCTTACTACATCTACTGTTGGGGCAAGGaacaaaacgaatttttGAACTCGAAATGGGGCCGACAC TTGGTCCAAGAGGAGTAA
- a CDS encoding ATP-dependent polydeoxyribonucleotide 5'-hydroxyl-kinase activity implicated in DNA repair yields MEDYENYRHLAGDQAEKRGLFFQKAQHAYASGQKAEAHELSQKGKECGNKMEEYNRKAAYAIYKYKNSQCQPDEIDLHGLYVDEAVQAVRQRIHNSIQRGEDHLHVIVGQGHHSVNHVEKLKPAVMQMLDQNNFRYSHEPNEGRIYISLPHSGDAPHPPQPAYASAYQHHQQQMPQQQPAAVQGIDPQTEKVVEEVVACCFPRLKNLCVIM; encoded by the exons ATGGAGGAT TATGAAAATTATAGACATTTAGCTGGCGATCAGGCTGAAAAAAGAggtcttttttttcaaaaggcCCAGCACGCCTATGCCTCTGGGCAAAAGGCAGAAGCTCACGAGCTAAGCCAGAAGGGGAAAGAATGTGGAAacaaaatggaagaatATAATCGTAAAG CTGCCTACGCCATTTATAAGTACAAGAATTCTCAATGCCAACCagatgaaattgatttGCATGGTCTCTACGTGGACGAAGCTGTACAAGCCGTTCGGCAAAGAATTCATAACTCTATTCAGAGAGGAGAAGACCATTTGCATGT aatTGTTGGCCAAGGCCATCATAGCGTGAATCATGTAGAAAAGTTGAAGCCAGCTGTAATGCAAATGCTCgatcaaaacaatttccGTTATTCTCACGAACCGaatgaaggaagaatttATATCTCTCTTCCCCATTCCGGGGACGCTCCACATCCTCCTCAACCTGCATACGCATCTGCCTACCAGCATCATCAACAACAAATGCCACAGCAACAGCCCGCCGCTGTTCAAGGTATCGACCCCCAGACAGAGAAAGTTGTTGAGGAAGTGGTTGCTTGCTGTTTTCCTCGCCTTAAGAATCTCTGCGTGATCATGTAA
- a CDS encoding ER transmembrane protein: MAIWNAAALMGLLSVGLGAYGSHGLQKHVQDPRLLKSWSTGSTYLMFHSLAVMVISLHPKYGKSRWTAPLMVGGSTLFSGSIFALVLLPKTSSFRKYLGPVTPLGGLLMIAGWSTMLI; the protein is encoded by the exons ATGGCGATTTGGAATGCAGCAGCTTTGATGG GGCTTTTGAGTGTTGGCTTGGGAGCATACGGATCTCATGGATTGCAAAAACACGTTCAAGACCCTCGCTTGTTGAAG TCTTGGTCTACTGGTTCTACCTACTTGATGTTTCATAGCCTGGCTGTTATGGTGATTTCTCTCCATCCAAAATATGGCAAGTCGAGATGGACCGCTCCTTTAATGGTTGGTGGTAGCACACTGTTCTCCGGAAGCATCTTTGCTCTTGTGTTGTTACCAAAGACATCGTCTTTCCGTAAATACTTGGGTCCAGTAACACCTTTAGGAGGTCTTTTGATGATTGCTGGATGGTCCACCATGCTCATCTAA
- the nhp2 gene encoding box H/ACA snoRNP complex subunit Nhp2 has translation MAKERKERKSSGAAEDEYDSYLPAQMPIAQPLAPKKLNKKMMKTVKKASKQKHILRGVKEVVKAVRKGEKGLVILAGDISPLDVISHIPVLCEDNDVPYVYTVSKELLGDASNTKRPTSCVMVVPGGKKKDLAKAEDYKEGYDEILKEVPALGA, from the coding sequence ATGgcaaaggaaagaaaagaacgtAAAAGCTCTGGTGCTGCTGAAGACGAGTATGACTCATATCTCCCTGCTCAAATGCCAATCGCCCAACCTTTGGCCCCCAAGAAgctcaataaaaaaatgatgaaaactGTGAAAAAGGCTTCCAAGCAAAAGCACATCCTCCGTGGTGTCAAGGAAGTTGTCAAGGCCGTCCGTAAGGGTGAAAAGGGCTTGGTTATTCTTGCTGGTGACATTTCTCCCTTGGATGTCATTTCCCATATTCCTGTCTTGTGCGAAGACAACGACGTCCCCTACGTCTATACCGTTTCGAAGGAGTTATTGGGAGATGCCTCCAACACCAAACGACCCACCAGTTGTGTCATGGTTGTTCCTGGtggaaagaagaaggatttGGCCAAGGCCGAAGACTACAAGGAAGGTTACGACgaaattttgaaggagGTCCCTGCATTGGGAGCTTAA
- the rex3 gene encoding exonuclease Rex3 — protein MFSPLGHFKQINCPFFRKDLTCPAKYCIFKHENTCDNNGGSFPKIQEETSKGLREKAHESQLLSLSSICPTAQIQYIPPSATTVVKDNPIAIETNLLANKIPNDPFDVKQPEKLHNSEKKPLHSPISESSRPVKRTREEPLKPTTDSDIKNHDSFPIRVKERRVMNEPMAIPNPVYDSNAPAGHELRKRMVHIFYDAFLKLGYDSIESKEKSLEEEKSICLSTNSKMVYSSSCKAKILALKKSPPKGILERREDVSGLIPKLAHSKEQLELWGYNFDQIIPSVPADPLRECDRCGTKFVDLTGPCKYHWGKFFREKVGGEKIRVYTCCGMKEGEASGCTSEEFHVFRYQHLPYLASVSPYVSLSADCPGKERVYCALDCELCYTTLGFELVHLTVVDKEGILLNQFIRPKGKVLSLNTRFSGITSKTQLESGISMPVMYEKLKQLGITRNTIIIGHGIENDLHAMRLIHEQVIDTAILYKHERGPPFRYSLKYLTKRYLGKEIQTDTHHSEEDAIAAMDLVIYWIQKMQSRA, from the coding sequence atgttCTCTCCACTTGGCCATTTCAAGCAAATAAACTGCCCTTTTTTTCGTAAGGATCTAACATGCCCGGCGAAATACTGTATATTCAAGCATGAGAACACCTGTGACAACAATGGCGgctcttttccaaagataCAAGAAGAGACCTCGAAGGGCTTGCGGGAAAAAGCCCACGAAAGCCAACTTCTTTCATTATCATCTATTTGTCCAACAGCTCAGATTCAATATATTCCACCTTCTGCTACTACGGTTGTCAAAGATAATCCTATCGCTATTGAAACGAATCTGCTCGCAAACAAAATACCAAACGATCCTTTTGATGTAAAACAACCTGAGAAGCTACATAAtagtgaaaagaaacctttGCATTCCCCCATATCTGAAAGCTCGAGACCCGTAAAACGAACAAGAGAGGAGCCCCTAAAACCGACAACTGACAGTGATATCAAGAATCATGACTCATTTCCTATCAGAGTAAAGGAGAGAAGAGTTATGAATGAGCCTATGGCCATTCCGAACCCAGTGTACGATTCGAATGCTCCAGCGGGTCATGAACTTAGAAAACGGATGGTTCATATCTTTTACgatgcttttttgaaacttgGATATGATTCAATTGAAAGCAAGGAGAAATCTCtagaggaagaaaaaagtatatgCTTGTCCACGAATAGCAAGATGGTATATAGCTCTTCTTGTAAAGCCAAAATCTTAGCCTTAAAGAAATCACCACCGAAAGGAATTTTAGAGAGAAGAGAAGATGTCAGTGGCCTCATTCCGAAATTAGCTCATTCGAAAGAGCAACTGGAGTTATGGGGATATAATTTTGATCAAATAATTCCATCTGTTCCGGCTGATCCTTTGCGAGAATGCGATCGTTGTGGAACAAAATTTGTGGATCTTACAGGGCCTTGTAAATATCACTGGGGAAAGTTTTTTCGAGAGAAGGTTGGCGGAGAAAAAATTCGCGTATACACCTGTTGCGGAATGAAAGAAGGAGAGGCGTCAGGATGTACAAGCGAAGAGTTTCATGTTTTCCGATATCAACATTTACCCTACTTAGCAAGTGTTTCTCCTTACGTTAGTTTATCGGCGGATTGTCCAGGGAAAGAGAGAGTGTACTGCGCATTGGATTGTGAACTTTGCTACACGACATTGGGATTTGAGCTCGTTCACTTGACAGTGGTTGACAAAGAAGGGATTTTATTGAATCAATTTATTCGACCTAAGGGAAAAGTTTTGAGTTTGAACACACGTTTCAGTGGAATAACCAGTAAAACGCAACTGGAGTCTGGAATAAGCATGCCAGTAATGTATGAAAAGCTGAAACAACTGGGCATTACTAGAAACACAATCATTATTGGACATGGCATCGAAAATGATTTGCACGCCATGAGACTCATACATGAACAAGTGATTGATACTGCTATATTATACAAGCATGAGCGAGGTCCTCCGTTCCGGTATTCTTTGAAATACTTGACGAAGAGGTATTTAGGCAAGGAGATTCAAACTGACACGCATCATAGTGAAGAAGATGCGATTGCTGCAATGGATTTGGTTATTTATTGGATACAGAAGATGCAATCTAGAGCATAG
- the sst6 gene encoding ESCRT I complex subunit Vps23, giving the protein MNHLSNSFFFIIEKLKTWNATLADEFAQIINRQSDTTFTVQSITFQNESISDSTPPPNVLLEFAPPNLHNCDYHSIRLTIPITYPNVPPIVLLQDRQGNYHSYNNLLLDLWKNEPSVFNLTRLIHILINQPFPRKGGNQRPEAPPKPKTPTTNTANLSSNFHSLSLGSSKPSVPLKPSVPAKPPNPTASQVHSAEKIATPKKKDVYSSPSLPPRPAPYASSFQDTFQTDNQTKNTSLSKPIEKRNIQYPPNLPSKQTVPPIPSKPRSGDSFPQVSTNAIPSNNSTVNLLDEDIHFSTEFPDDENERRTTERKRLNETRGHWKEKLNSELMQQIKAFQSLRLKKELLDNEKRSLQELAKEIDKKRFLLGITRRKLRDDLQRTTTVENLPIEELFIIPLETDRKRYKLSSSDAVLNNSIQALNSALAQESVSIHAWLKAVKLLARQQFFVRDDLLHL; this is encoded by the exons ATGAATcatctttcaaattcatttttttttattattgaaAAG TTAAAAACATGGAATGCTACGTTAGCTGATGAGTTTGCTCAAATTATAAATCGACAAAGCGATACTACATTTACTGTTCAATCTATTACATTTCAAAACGAATCCATTTCCGATTCTACTCCACCGCCTAATGTTTTGTTAGAATTCGCACCGCCAAATTTACACAATTGTGATTACCATTCTATCCGCCTAACAATACCTATTACATATCCAAACGTGCCTCCAATCGTACTTCTTCAAGACAGACAGGGAAATTACCATTCATACAACAATCTCTTATTGGACCTCTGGAAAAATGAACCTTCCGTTTTCAACTTGACTCGTCTTATTCACATTCTCATAAACCAACCGTTCCCTAGGAAAGGTGGAAATCAAAGACCTGAAGCTCCTCcgaaaccaaaaacacCAACGACGAATACCGCTAATCTCTCAAGTAACTTTCACTCCTTATCCTTGGGTTCATCCAAACCTTCCGTCCCTTTGAAGCCCTCTGTCCCTGCGAAACCCCCGAATCCGACAGCATCTCAGGTTCATTCTGCGGAAAAAATAGCCactccaaaaaaaaaggatgtCTATTCTAGCCCTAGTCTACCACCGCGTCCAGCTCCTTATGCGAGTTCCTTCCAAGATACATTTCAAACGGataatcaaacaaaaaatacatCTTTGTCAAAACCTATAGAGAAGCGAAATATTCAATACCCACCCAATTTGCCTTCAAAACAAACGGTTCCTCCAATTCCTTCGAAACCACGTTCGGGCGACTCATTCCCGCAAGTAAGCACAAACGCTATTCCGTCCAACAACTCTACAGTGAATTTATTAGACGAagatattcatttttccaCCGAGTTTCCAGATGATGAGAATGAAAGACGAACAACAGAGCGCAAACGTTTGAATGAAACAAGAGGCcattggaaagaaaagctaaACTCTGAACTTATGCAGCAAATTAAGGCATTTCAGAGTCTTCgattgaagaaagaattacTGGATAATGAAAAGCGTTCGCTGCAAGAattagcaaaagaaattgacaaaaaaCGATTTTTACTGGGAATAACTAGGAGAAAGCTCCGAGATGATCTACAAAGGACTACAACTGTTGAGAATTTACCAATTGAGGAGCTTTTCATAATACCTTTAGAAACGGATAGGAAAAGGTACAAACTAAGTTCGAGTGATGCAGTTCTAAATAATAGCATACAAGCCTTAAATTCCGCGTTGGCTCAAGAATCAGTTTCTATTCACGCGTGGCTGAAAGCCGTCAAATTGCTTGCTAGAcaacaattttttgttcGTGACGATTTGCTTCATCTGTAG
- the clp1 gene encoding serine/threonine protein phosphatase (Cdc14-related) Clp1/Flp1 produces MEYRDDGLGEMIEFLEDKLYFTSLDEPPNEVLYPHMQFFTIDNELAYNPFYHDFGPLNVSHLIRFAVIVHGIMAKHRQAKKNKTIVLYSSTDTRLRANAACLLACYMVLVQNWPPHLALAPLAQAEPPFLGFRDAGYAVSDYYITIQDCVYGLWRARESGILNIRNVDVHEYETYEKVENGDFNWISPKFIAFASPVQAGWNHPSTRPKKLPQPFLIVLNYFKANNIKRVVRLNGPLYDKDTFESVGIRHQEMYFEDGTVPDLSLVKEFIDLVEEVENDGVIAVHCKAGLGRTGCLIGAYLIYKHSFTANEVISYMRIMRPGMVVGPQQHWLHINQVQIRAYYYEKAMAKAIQQAIAAEPLATPPRQPLHASNGVATQNQVSTPLPEPTPGQPRKISGHHGMPSPQRLPATSTRLNEKLRSVSKHTSNDENIMNKYSEKPEDSNSDGEDTDTEYVGTSTEKISVPRIRRSSSQTTPDSSARSPSSSFRSTSSRRSSGRWNGSSSPLNSHTKKATQRSASMSSINSTTNGRITKPRSPKSRLFS; encoded by the exons ATGGAGTACCGAGATGATGGGCTGGGCGAAATGATCGAGTTTTTGGAAG acaaattatattttacaTCTCTAGATGAACCACCAAACGAGGTTTTATATCCTCATATGCAATTTTTCACAATTGATAATGAACTTGCTTACAACCCTTTTTATCATGATTTTGGACCACTAAATGTTAGCCATCTTATTCGTTTTGCTGTCATCGTTCATGGTATCATGGCAAAGCATCGGCAAgccaagaaaaataaaacaattgtaCTTTATTCTTCCACGGACACCCGTTTACGGGCAAACGCGGCTTGTCTTTTGGCGTGCTACATGGTCCTTGTCCAAAACTGGCCTCCTCATCTGGCTTTGGCTCCTTTAGCTCAAGCAGAACCCCcttttcttggatttcGAGATGCCGGCTACGCTGTTTCTGACTATTATATTACCATTCAGGACTGTGTCTACGGTTTATGGAGAGCTCGGGAAAGCGGTATCCTTAATATACGAAACGTCGATGTCCACGAGTATGAAACCtatgaaaaagttgaaaatgGTGATTTTAATTGGATATCACCTAAATTCATCGCTTTCGCTAGTCCAGTTCAGGCTGGCTGGAATCATCCTAGCACACGTCCAAAGAAGCTCCCTCAACCATTTCTGATCGTTCTGAACTACTTTAAAGCCAACAATATAAAACGCGTCGTCCGTCTGAATGGACCTTTGTACGATAAAGATACATTTGAATCAGTTGGCATCCGTCATCAAGAGATGTATTTCGAAGACGGTACAGTTCCTGATCTTTCCTTGGTAAAAGAGTTTATTGACCTTGTGGAAGAGGTAGAGAATGATGGAGTAATCGCTGTACACTGCAAAGCTGGTCTTGGCCGTACCGGTTGCTTAATTGGAGCCTACCTGATTTATAAGCATAGCTTTACCGCTAACGAAGTAATTTCTTATATGAGAATAATGCGCCCTGGAATGGTTGTCGGTCCCCAACAACACTGGCTGCATATCAATCAAGTTCAAATTCGCGCCTATTACTATGAGAAGGCTATGGCGAAAGCTATTCAGCAAGCCATTGCTGCCGAGCCATTGGCAACGCCTCCAAGACAACCTCTGCATGCGTCCAACGGTGTTGCTACGCAAAATCAAGTCAGTACTCCTTTACCGGAACCTACTCCTGGCCAGCCGCGCAAGATTTCTGGTCATCATGGTATGCCTTCACCTCAGCGATTGCCAGCTACCTCTACTCGCCTGAACGAAAAATTACGAAGTGTTTCCAAACATACTTCtaatgatgaaaatataatGAATAAGTACTCTGAAAAGCCCGAAGATTCCAATTCGGATGGCGAAGACACAGACACCGAATATGTGGGAACTTCTACGGAAAAGATATCTGTACCACGTATTCGAAGGTCATCTAGTCAAACTACTCCAGACTCTTCTGCTCGCtctccttcttcctcttttagAAGCACGTCTTCGCGGAGGTCCAGTGGTCGTTGGAATGGTAGCTCTTCTCCTCTCAACAGtcatacaaaaaaagctaCACAAAGAAGTGCTAGTATGTCTTCTATTAACAGCACGACTAACGGCCGCATCACAAAGCCTCGTTCTCCCAAATCTCGACtcttttcttaa